A part of Arachis hypogaea cultivar Tifrunner chromosome 12, arahy.Tifrunner.gnm2.J5K5, whole genome shotgun sequence genomic DNA contains:
- the LOC112727466 gene encoding uncharacterized protein isoform X5, protein MLQLLVLCAGIVANKCTWVDLTAHAAARAYDRAAIKFRSIDADINFNVSDYDEDIKQMSNFKKIEMQRKAALPLRDTKSGNANKMKALCGKEALVKLLRWHFGYPN, encoded by the exons ATGCTGCAATTGTTGGTGCTCTGTGCAGGGATTGTAGCAAACAAGTGTACTTGG gtGGATTTGACAGCACATGCTGCAGCTAG gGCATATGATCGAGCTGCGATCAAGTTCCGTAGCATTGATGCAGATATCAATTTCAACGTCAGCGATTATGATGAAGATATAAAGCAG ATGAGtaactttaaaaaaattgaaatgcagAGAAAAGCAGCATTGCCGTTGAGGGACACAAAAAGCGGCAATGCGAACAAGATGAAGGCTCTGTGCGGCAAGGAAGCTTTGGTGAAGCTTCTGCGATGGCATTTTGGTTACCCTAATTAA
- the LOC112727466 gene encoding uncharacterized protein isoform X3, whose product MLQLLVLCAGIVANKCTWVDLTAHAAARAYDRAAIKFRSIDADINFNVSDYDEDIKQMSNFKKIEMQRKAALPLRDTKSGNANKMKALCGKEALVKLLRWHFVARCQSYSDSDEAVDTTTEESNVK is encoded by the exons ATGCTGCAATTGTTGGTGCTCTGTGCAGGGATTGTAGCAAACAAGTGTACTTGG gtGGATTTGACAGCACATGCTGCAGCTAG gGCATATGATCGAGCTGCGATCAAGTTCCGTAGCATTGATGCAGATATCAATTTCAACGTCAGCGATTATGATGAAGATATAAAGCAG ATGAGtaactttaaaaaaattgaaatgcagAGAAAAGCAGCATTGCCGTTGAGGGACACAAAAAGCGGCAATGCGAACAAGATGAAGGCTCTGTGCGGCAAGGAAGCTTTGGTGAAGCTTCTGCGATGGCATTTTG TTGCTAGGTGCCAGTCTTATTCAGATTCAGATGAAGCTGTGGACACTACCACTGAAGAATCAAATGTCAAATGA
- the LOC112727466 gene encoding uncharacterized protein isoform X1, with protein sequence MLQLLVLCAGIVANKCTWVDLTAHAAARAYDRAAIKFRSIDADINFNVSDYDEDIKQMSNFKKIEMQRKAALPLRDTKSGNANKMKALCGKEALLLGASLIQIQMKLWTLPLKNQMSNDIGIVADNVQDFGDATTFPAAPEVDTICVFSKNSARCNSNSAHGAMDSWSNTTPI encoded by the exons ATGCTGCAATTGTTGGTGCTCTGTGCAGGGATTGTAGCAAACAAGTGTACTTGG gtGGATTTGACAGCACATGCTGCAGCTAG gGCATATGATCGAGCTGCGATCAAGTTCCGTAGCATTGATGCAGATATCAATTTCAACGTCAGCGATTATGATGAAGATATAAAGCAG ATGAGtaactttaaaaaaattgaaatgcagAGAAAAGCAGCATTGCCGTTGAGGGACACAAAAAGCGGCAATGCGAACAAGATGAAGGCTCTGTGCGGCAAGGAAGCTTTG TTGCTAGGTGCCAGTCTTATTCAGATTCAGATGAAGCTGTGGACACTACCACTGAAGAATCAAATGTCAAATGATATTGGCATCGTTGCTGATAATGTCCAAGATTTTGGTGATGCGACGACCTTCCCTGCTGCTCCTGAAGTTGATACCATATGTGTTTTTTCGAAAAATAGTGCAAGATGTAATAGTAATTCTGCTCATGGGGCTATGGATTCATGGTCAAATACAACACCTATCTAA
- the LOC112727466 gene encoding uncharacterized protein isoform X4, protein MLQLLVLCAGIVANKCTWVDLTAHAAARAYDRAAIKFRSIDADINFNVSDYDEDIKQRKAALPLRDTKSGNANKMKALCGKEALVKLLRWHFVARCQSYSDSDEAVDTTTEESNVK, encoded by the exons ATGCTGCAATTGTTGGTGCTCTGTGCAGGGATTGTAGCAAACAAGTGTACTTGG gtGGATTTGACAGCACATGCTGCAGCTAG gGCATATGATCGAGCTGCGATCAAGTTCCGTAGCATTGATGCAGATATCAATTTCAACGTCAGCGATTATGATGAAGATATAAAGCAG AGAAAAGCAGCATTGCCGTTGAGGGACACAAAAAGCGGCAATGCGAACAAGATGAAGGCTCTGTGCGGCAAGGAAGCTTTGGTGAAGCTTCTGCGATGGCATTTTG TTGCTAGGTGCCAGTCTTATTCAGATTCAGATGAAGCTGTGGACACTACCACTGAAGAATCAAATGTCAAATGA
- the LOC112727466 gene encoding uncharacterized protein isoform X2 has protein sequence MLQLLVLCAGIVANKCTWVDLTAHAAARAYDRAAIKFRSIDADINFNVSDYDEDIKQRKAALPLRDTKSGNANKMKALCGKEALLLGASLIQIQMKLWTLPLKNQMSNDIGIVADNVQDFGDATTFPAAPEVDTICVFSKNSARCNSNSAHGAMDSWSNTTPI, from the exons ATGCTGCAATTGTTGGTGCTCTGTGCAGGGATTGTAGCAAACAAGTGTACTTGG gtGGATTTGACAGCACATGCTGCAGCTAG gGCATATGATCGAGCTGCGATCAAGTTCCGTAGCATTGATGCAGATATCAATTTCAACGTCAGCGATTATGATGAAGATATAAAGCAG AGAAAAGCAGCATTGCCGTTGAGGGACACAAAAAGCGGCAATGCGAACAAGATGAAGGCTCTGTGCGGCAAGGAAGCTTTG TTGCTAGGTGCCAGTCTTATTCAGATTCAGATGAAGCTGTGGACACTACCACTGAAGAATCAAATGTCAAATGATATTGGCATCGTTGCTGATAATGTCCAAGATTTTGGTGATGCGACGACCTTCCCTGCTGCTCCTGAAGTTGATACCATATGTGTTTTTTCGAAAAATAGTGCAAGATGTAATAGTAATTCTGCTCATGGGGCTATGGATTCATGGTCAAATACAACACCTATCTAA
- the LOC112727467 gene encoding uricase-2 isozyme 2 — MAERVEGFNFEQRHGKKRVRVARVWKTKEGKHYVVEWRVSISLLSDCVNSYLRDDNSDIVATDTMKNTVYAKAKECSEILSVENFAIELAKHFISFYRQVTTAVVNIVEKPWERIIMDGQPHMHGFKLGSERHTVEAIVKKSGALQLTSGVEGLSVLKTTKSGFEGFIRDKYTALPETRERMLATEVTGLWRYSYESLSSVPQKPLYFMERYDDVKRVLLETFFGPPNVGVYSPSVQSTLYQMARTTLNRFPDIDCVQLKMPNIHFLPVNISNTGGQIVKFNDDVYLPTDEPHGSIQATLSRFWSKM, encoded by the exons ATGGCAGAAAGAGTAGAGGGATTCAACTTCGAGCAAAGGCATGGGAAAAAGAGGGTAAGGGTGGCTCGCGTGTGGAAGACGAAGGAAGGAAAACACTACGTTGTGGAGTGGCGAGTCAGCATCAGCCTCCTCTCTGATTGTGTCAACTCTTATCTCCGTGATGATAACTCCGATATCGTTGCCACTGACACCATGAAGAACACT GTATATGCAAAAGCCAAGGAGTGCTCTGAAATACTTTCTGTTGAGAACTTTGCTATTGAGCTTGCCAAGCACTTTATATCATTCTATAGGCAG GTTACTACAGCTGTTGTAAACATTGTGGAAAAGCCATGGGAACGCATCATCATGGATGGTCAACCTCATATGCATG GTTTCAAACTTGGATCTGAGAGGCATACAGTTGAGGCAATAGTAAAAAAGTCTGGTGCTCTACAGTTGACTTCTGGTGTTGAAGGATTATCTGTGCTGAAAACTACTAAG TCTGGTTTTGAAGGGTTTATACGAGACAAGTACACAGCTCTTCCTGAAACACGTGAAAGGATGCTGGCAACAGAAGTAACTGGTCTCTGGAG GTACTCTTATGAATCACTAAGCAGCGTCCCACAGAAGCCGCTTTACTTTATGGAGAGGTACGACGATGTTAAAAGAGTTCTGCTTGAAACCTTTTTCGGTCCACCGAATGTGGGGGTGTACAGCCCATCTGTTCAAAGCACTCTCTATCAAATGGCAAGGACCACATTGAACAG ATTTCCTGACATAGATTGTGTTCAACTAAAGATGCCAAATATTCATTTCCTACCAGTCAATATCTCAAATACAGGTGGTCAAATTGTAAAG TTTAACGATGATGTATACTTACCCACGGATGAGCCACATGGGTCGATTCAAGCTACATTGAGCCGCTTTTGGTCAAAGATGTAG